AGTACTGTTGTACCGGTGCGCGGGTGGAGGGATACACCACCACAGAAAGGTGACCGGGGACGTGCCACCCCAATTGGTCACTTTTCATGAACAAATcctaatataaaatattaccaaggcctagtggtgaaaatatcacCACATGGCGACAGCGGCCTGATAAGCTTACACAAataatatattactataattcCGAACAAAATTTCCCTTTCCATTTCGGCGTTAATCTTCATTTGCAATGCGATGTGATTATATCAGTATACTTTTCTTTTCGTTAGAAGATATGTATGAAACTTCCAGACTGGTTCTAGATGATCAACTGACCTTCACGTAAAAATGACTGTGTGAGAGGTCAAGCCACGAACAAAATAAGTCAACTCAACTATAACTACTAAACGTCACTGCCAATCTCGTACTACGCCATCTAGTGGCAGAAAATGTACATAGATTGAAGTTCTAGTCGAAATCGCGGCGTCAGTGCCGTAACGGTTTGGTCTTTTAGTTTCGTGAACCTGCATTTTATCACTCTCTCACTGAGCCTAACACATAAATTAtgcataatattttataattatatactggGTTTTAGTTCCATCATTAACAAATGATGCTTAATGCTTCAGTGcaacatgtatattttagtATGCAGAAACAAATACGCCTCAATTTGAATAAACTCAGTTTATTAACACGACTCACATCATCACTGTCATATagagagaaacacaaaaaaCCACAACTGGGGGCGGGTGTTATTATAAACTAATTTATATAGTTTCGACTTTATAAAAATGTTACAGAACGTTTATGATGCTAATTGTGATTCCACTAAATACAAAACATTGCTGTACAAAATAACGAACTACTAAATTTAGTCCCTTTCGGATTCAGCTCGCTCAAATTTCTAACATGAAATACATGTGACCCTTGAACAGGTCAAGTTGACACATAACTAcgtgcatacatttttcatgttgCCAAGAAATAAACTTGCGACGTCATGACATTCCACAGTGActgattttgacacatacacttTTAATAATTATTCATTTACATGGTTAAGAAATACCATCTGTATTAAAATTGAGTCCTTACCAAGGATACAAAAGCTCCCGTCCCCGCCGGCCGCTTCAACATACATTTATTCTACTGGAAAATCCAAAGAAATAAATGgcgtttctttctttctttgcaaaatatagTGCTAGAATGCATTACAAGCgtttactttgtttttttttgttctctAATTAGCGTATGTACAAACAGAATAAAGAATTTGACCAGCCATGGACCAATTCACGATAGTGCCAAGTACGAAATTGATGCCACGAATTTGGGAAATGGCTGATATACGAGAGGCAGCGAATATACGGAAATGCCAAACTGCAATGGTTGGGTCTGGGTTGATGGCCAAGTACATTGCACCCAGTGCAAGGAATGCTGGAATGTTCTCCAGGTCATTTCTGTGACATCTGCGGAGATAAAATGAGAGACGAAACCGTGCATCAAGGATAA
The nucleotide sequence above comes from Glandiceps talaboti chromosome 10, keGlaTala1.1, whole genome shotgun sequence. Encoded proteins:
- the LOC144441477 gene encoding microsomal glutathione S-transferase 1-like gives rise to the protein MSAMFNFENDVFRSYLACSTIAVLKMMAFAPLTAYYRKRDKAFANPEDAKRHTAELKTSLQVERVRRCHRNDLENIPAFLALGAMYLAINPDPTIAVWHFRIFAASRISAISQIRGINFVLGTIVNWSMAGQILYSVCTYAN